From a single Pseudobutyrivibrio xylanivorans genomic region:
- a CDS encoding response regulator: MRKILIVGDFSSDTSEVNSYLEKHFHTQLCTNNAKIVRSMLKLYIPDLVLMDIDDFENIHGEIFEAIQEYNPELPVITYGREKKKQMFITYYYSGQCKHIVQVSREVLIREICKEFNMNADAILNAVVDNDKKHIIVVDDNPVLLRNMRNMLQDKYRVTLATSAAQCMKAMGQDSPDLIILDYEMPVVDGRQTLEMIRSEEDYKDVPVIFLTGIADKEHVDAVLDLKPAGYFVKPPMQTKIINAIENIFLKQSE, from the coding sequence ATGCGAAAAATACTTATTGTTGGAGACTTCAGCAGTGACACATCTGAAGTGAATTCCTATCTCGAAAAGCACTTTCATACGCAGCTTTGCACAAACAATGCAAAGATAGTTCGAAGCATGCTTAAGCTCTACATTCCTGATCTTGTGCTTATGGATATAGACGACTTTGAGAATATTCACGGTGAGATTTTCGAAGCAATTCAGGAATACAATCCAGAGCTTCCGGTTATCACCTATGGACGTGAAAAGAAAAAGCAGATGTTTATTACCTACTACTATTCAGGACAGTGCAAGCATATTGTTCAGGTGAGTCGTGAGGTTTTAATCCGTGAAATTTGCAAGGAATTCAATATGAATGCCGATGCAATTTTGAATGCGGTTGTAGACAACGACAAGAAGCACATCATCGTTGTGGATGACAATCCGGTGCTTCTCAGAAACATGAGAAACATGCTTCAGGACAAGTATCGTGTTACTCTTGCAACTTCTGCCGCTCAGTGTATGAAGGCAATGGGACAGGATAGTCCAGACTTGATAATTCTTGATTATGAGATGCCTGTTGTAGATGGAAGACAAACTCTCGAGATGATTCGTTCAGAGGAGGATTACAAGGATGTTCCCGTAATTTTCCTGACAGGAATTGCAGACAAGGAGCACGTAGACGCTGTGCTTGACTTAAAGCCAGCTGGATACTTTGTAAAGCCACCAATGCAGACAAAGATTATAAATGCAATCGAGAATATCTTTTTAAAGCAAAGTGAATAA